The Deltaproteobacteria bacterium genome window below encodes:
- a CDS encoding Hsp20/alpha crystallin family protein, whose translation MLLGRYSAQPFDLLRTEVDRLFDDFTRTKPSRNISTSFRKGLRPALNVWENQECYYVEAECPGLAIEDIELSVTGNQLNISAEQKQKVEDEKGVEFHRRERQTGSFNRVITFSTDVDAQKVSASIKNGVLTIQVPKAESAKPRKIEVRSQ comes from the coding sequence ATGTTATTAGGACGTTATTCTGCTCAGCCATTCGATCTACTTCGAACGGAAGTCGATCGTTTATTTGACGATTTTACGAGAACTAAGCCCTCGAGAAATATTTCAACTTCATTCCGCAAGGGTTTAAGACCTGCATTAAATGTCTGGGAGAATCAGGAATGCTATTACGTGGAGGCCGAATGTCCTGGTTTAGCCATTGAGGACATTGAGTTATCAGTGACCGGCAATCAGCTCAACATAAGCGCTGAACAAAAGCAAAAAGTGGAAGACGAGAAGGGAGTTGAATTTCACCGACGGGAAAGACAGACTGGGTCGTTTAATAGAGTCATCACGTTTTCAACAGACGTCGATGCACAAAAGGTGAGTGCTTCAATAAAAAACGGCGTCTTAACGATTCAAGTTCCAAAGGCA
- a CDS encoding DUF4340 domain-containing protein, with protein MKSIRLLGIILAIQVILIVFMHLGGDELATYVANQPLMAFNDKIVDRIVIEEKEKSPLIIAKGENGWLLPENHDFPIEKTKLDGILNSINQIKRPYAVGNTELAAKKLRVASDDFEKKVVFYQKEQPVGSLFMGTSPVYKKVHVRVNEEAEIFEVPFDSYALNADKSNWQDNAYLHLDKESIAKLSLNGFVLERKEGAAFAVSKLSENESTRSDKANELLEKVSNISFSDVIGKEPKPEHKDYQEVLSYTVGLKSEKTREYKFRAKDKEATDYVLKISDDPYYFEVKKYVVEDLEKAKREDLIEVKAALQQTEIQEQAITTTQTEKKAEEEAATTAEIVESKVTEN; from the coding sequence ATGAAATCAATTCGATTACTCGGCATAATTCTCGCAATTCAAGTCATTCTCATCGTCTTTATGCACTTAGGAGGTGATGAGCTAGCAACTTACGTAGCTAACCAACCATTAATGGCGTTTAACGATAAGATCGTTGACAGGATAGTTATTGAGGAAAAAGAAAAGTCGCCTTTAATAATTGCTAAAGGCGAAAATGGCTGGCTATTGCCCGAAAATCACGACTTTCCTATCGAAAAGACAAAGTTAGACGGGATATTGAACAGCATAAACCAAATAAAGAGGCCGTATGCAGTGGGAAACACAGAATTAGCCGCTAAAAAGCTTCGCGTTGCATCCGATGATTTTGAGAAGAAGGTAGTGTTTTACCAAAAGGAACAGCCTGTTGGCAGTCTTTTCATGGGAACGTCTCCCGTCTACAAGAAGGTTCACGTGCGAGTTAACGAGGAGGCGGAGATATTTGAAGTTCCCTTTGATAGTTACGCATTAAACGCTGACAAATCAAATTGGCAAGATAATGCGTACTTGCATTTAGATAAGGAGAGTATAGCAAAGCTTTCGCTTAATGGATTCGTGCTAGAAAGAAAAGAAGGCGCGGCTTTTGCGGTAAGCAAGCTAAGTGAAAATGAAAGCACTAGGAGCGATAAGGCAAATGAATTACTTGAAAAGGTAAGCAATATTAGTTTTTCGGATGTTATCGGCAAGGAGCCTAAGCCTGAGCACAAGGATTATCAAGAAGTTTTAAGTTACACTGTGGGGCTAAAATCAGAAAAGACTAGAGAGTACAAGTTTCGTGCTAAGGACAAGGAAGCGACTGATTACGTCCTAAAAATATCCGATGATCCGTATTACTTTGAAGTAAAAAAATATGTAGTAGAGGATCTCGAAAAGGCCAAACGAGAAGATTTGATTGAAGTGAAAGCCGCGCTTCAACAAACGGAAATTCAAGAGCAAGCTATAACTACAACTCAGACCGAGAAAAAAGCAGAAGAAGAGGCAGCCACTACTGCCGAAATAGTAGAAAGCAAAGTTACAGAAAATTAG
- a CDS encoding Gldg family protein, with protein sequence MFNRILSVTRKEFSSYFASPLAFIFLGTFLAVTLFVFFWVETFFARNIVDVRPLFEWMPILLIFLVAALTMRMWSEERRMGTLEILLTLPVSTPQLVIGKFLACLALVSVAMLLTVPLPITISFMGNLDWGPVIGAYIASILLAGAYLSIGLFMSSRTDNQIVSLILTSLVCFLFFILGSDNITAFFGRNIGEFLQALGTGSRFESITRGVLDFRDLYYYLSIMGVFLCLNVYILEKYSWSLPTADNRSNHSFWKLSTALLALNFIIGNFWLKEVHVVRADLTKGNLYSISDATKRFIGQLQEPLLIRGYFSSRTHPLLSPLVPQIKNLIREYEVAGDGRVRAEFIDPRENPDLEEEANQKYSIKPVPFQMADKYQASIVNSYFNVVVQYGDKFEVLDFEDLIEVKARSAADIDVQLRNPEYDITRSIKKVLYGFQDVDSLFASLKSPVVFKAYVSSKDKLPDQLQKFNTELESLLESLKKQSKGSFDYSFVEPEAKGGAVAKDIAKKYGFQPMLASFLDPQPFYFYLTLESGEKVVQLGLPENLDKDSAKKNIEAGLKRFSSGFLKAIGIHAKGEAAQSPFPGMRPGGGKQFRLVREKLQQSYDVNEVNLESGSVSSDVDLLAIVAPKDLKEKELFAIDQFLMKGGTLVLATSPVSVARSEMLSVAKHSSGIGDWLKHNGFSMEESLVMDEQNENYPVPVMRNIGGLSVQEISMVPYPPFVDIRSEGMNTENSITSGIPQITLNWPSPITVDTDKNSNRVVSTLLSSSSRSWVTSELEIQPNFDMYPNLGFAKTDKKGPFTLALVAEGEFTSYFKGKESPLLKKEEESGEETPADGEKKKEEEKLVVTSVLEKSPQSGRIILISSNEFLSDDTLNISAAIGSSRYLNSLQLIENAIDWSLEDRGLLAIRGRAHFGQTLESMTEGKILFWEYFNYALAFAGLLIVYALHRFLLRKRTVYYTSVLSPQGA encoded by the coding sequence TCTGCTAACTCTACCTGTGTCAACTCCTCAGTTGGTGATTGGAAAGTTTTTAGCATGTCTTGCGCTAGTGTCCGTAGCAATGCTTCTTACAGTTCCACTTCCTATAACTATTTCTTTTATGGGCAACCTCGACTGGGGTCCGGTAATCGGCGCTTACATAGCCTCGATTCTTTTGGCGGGTGCGTACCTTTCGATAGGGCTTTTTATGAGCTCGAGAACAGACAATCAAATCGTAAGCCTAATACTAACATCGCTAGTGTGCTTTCTCTTTTTCATATTAGGATCAGATAATATAACTGCTTTTTTTGGTAGAAATATAGGTGAGTTTTTACAAGCTCTAGGAACGGGCTCTCGCTTTGAATCGATTACTAGAGGAGTGCTAGATTTTAGGGATTTGTACTATTATTTAAGTATAATGGGCGTTTTTCTATGTCTTAACGTCTATATTTTAGAAAAGTATAGCTGGTCGTTACCTACGGCAGACAATCGATCGAACCATTCCTTTTGGAAGTTGAGCACTGCGCTACTCGCTCTAAATTTTATCATTGGCAACTTCTGGCTTAAGGAAGTTCATGTTGTTCGAGCCGATCTTACCAAAGGGAATCTATACTCAATATCAGATGCGACAAAGCGCTTCATTGGCCAACTTCAGGAGCCATTGCTAATACGCGGCTATTTTAGTTCGCGCACACATCCGCTTTTATCTCCACTGGTTCCGCAAATAAAGAATTTAATTCGGGAGTACGAGGTTGCTGGCGATGGAAGAGTTCGAGCTGAATTTATCGATCCGCGTGAAAATCCCGACCTCGAGGAAGAGGCGAACCAAAAATACAGCATTAAACCCGTGCCGTTTCAAATGGCCGACAAATACCAAGCGTCGATCGTTAATTCTTACTTCAATGTCGTAGTGCAATATGGCGACAAATTTGAAGTATTGGATTTTGAAGATTTGATAGAAGTTAAGGCTCGCAGTGCAGCCGATATAGATGTGCAGCTGAGGAACCCAGAGTACGACATCACTAGAAGCATAAAAAAAGTTCTATATGGCTTTCAGGATGTCGACAGCCTGTTTGCAAGTCTAAAATCTCCTGTGGTCTTTAAAGCCTACGTTTCGAGCAAGGACAAACTGCCAGACCAATTACAAAAGTTTAACACCGAACTAGAGTCTCTACTTGAGAGTCTAAAAAAACAGTCAAAAGGCTCGTTTGATTACTCGTTTGTGGAACCCGAGGCAAAGGGAGGAGCGGTAGCAAAGGACATAGCTAAAAAGTACGGTTTTCAACCCATGCTTGCTAGCTTCCTAGATCCTCAGCCGTTTTACTTCTACCTCACCTTAGAAAGTGGCGAGAAAGTTGTGCAGTTGGGGTTACCAGAAAATCTCGACAAGGATTCAGCCAAGAAAAACATAGAAGCTGGCTTAAAGAGGTTTTCTAGTGGTTTTCTAAAGGCTATTGGAATTCATGCTAAGGGAGAAGCCGCGCAGTCGCCTTTCCCTGGAATGCGCCCTGGTGGCGGAAAGCAGTTTCGCTTGGTGCGCGAGAAGCTTCAGCAATCTTACGATGTAAACGAAGTCAATTTAGAAAGCGGGTCTGTATCTAGCGACGTCGATTTATTAGCCATTGTTGCGCCGAAAGATTTAAAGGAAAAGGAGTTGTTTGCTATAGACCAGTTTCTAATGAAAGGTGGTACTTTAGTACTAGCCACTTCTCCGGTATCTGTTGCGCGCTCGGAAATGCTTTCCGTGGCGAAACATAGCTCAGGAATTGGCGACTGGCTCAAGCACAATGGGTTTTCAATGGAGGAGTCTCTCGTCATGGACGAGCAGAACGAGAACTATCCTGTGCCAGTTATGCGAAATATCGGGGGGTTAAGCGTTCAAGAAATCAGCATGGTTCCCTATCCCCCATTTGTCGACATAAGATCCGAGGGCATGAACACAGAAAACTCCATTACTAGCGGCATTCCGCAAATAACGCTTAATTGGCCTTCGCCAATCACGGTGGATACCGATAAGAACAGCAACAGAGTTGTAAGTACGCTTTTAAGCAGTTCTTCTCGCTCATGGGTTACTAGCGAATTGGAGATTCAGCCTAACTTCGACATGTACCCCAATCTCGGATTTGCAAAAACAGACAAAAAAGGGCCCTTTACTTTGGCTCTCGTTGCCGAGGGCGAATTTACTTCCTACTTCAAAGGCAAGGAGTCTCCACTGCTAAAGAAGGAAGAAGAGAGCGGCGAAGAGACGCCAGCCGATGGCGAGAAGAAGAAGGAAGAAGAGAAGTTGGTGGTTACATCGGTTCTCGAAAAATCTCCTCAATCTGGTCGGATAATCTTAATTTCCTCAAATGAATTTCTTAGCGACGATACGCTTAATATTTCCGCAGCCATCGGAAGCAGTCGCTATCTTAATTCGCTACAACTAATAGAAAACGCCATAGATTGGTCGCTCGAAGATCGCGGGCTTCTAGCTATACGAGGCAGGGCGCATTTCGGACAAACGCTTGAATCCATGACGGAGGGGAAAATATTGTTCTGGGAATATTTTAACTACGCGCTCGCGTTCGCGGGGCTTTTAATCGTCTATGCCTTACATCGGTTCTTGTTAAGAAAGAGAACTGTTTATTATACATCTGTGCTTTCACCTCAAGGAGCGTAG